From the Microplitis mediator isolate UGA2020A chromosome 6, iyMicMedi2.1, whole genome shotgun sequence genome, one window contains:
- the LOC130669843 gene encoding uncharacterized protein LOC130669843, translating to MKKSMTNWPEMLFIDGTYKLFNLGCALYLIMIQNGSRRGEIVAEAIVTSETAENIKWIARNFRELNEEACKKTTCIMTDKDLTERRAFAEVFPDTRFLLCLFHTLKTFDRQLKRMKLSKEERLGSFELLRNLAYAKSQKYYDKVYQKLLSKAPNCVINYFNHNWHEIRDKWTMYAMAEFNYGNDTNNIVESANKQIKSVCNYHSTLCEFANNFFIMLKSSKLETNLLIATDGLKRLNIENELGSCVNEYADFLTRVAFNKVKEELQKYSYINMTASCTKTKVCNILIKGYRLTSSATDCS from the coding sequence ATGAAAAAATCTATGACTAATTGGCCAGAAATGCTTTTTATTGATGGAACATATAAATTGTTCAATTTAGGTTGtgcattatatttaataatgattCAAAATGGTAGCCGGAGAGGAGAAATCGTTGCAGAAGCAATAGTAACATCGGAAACAGccgaaaatattaaatggatAGCCAGAAACTTCCGCGAATTAAACGAAGAAGCCTGTAAGAAAACAACATGCATAATGACGGACAAGGATCTAACTGAGAGACGTGCATTTGCAGAAGTTTTTCCCGATACTCGGTTTTTGCTGTGTTTGTTTCATACGTTAAAAACTTTTGACAGACAGTTAAAACGCATGAAATTATCTAAAGAGGAAAGATTGGGAAGCTTTGAGTTGCTTCGTAATTTAGCTTATGCTAAATCACAAAAGTACTATGACAAAGTATACCAAAAATTGTTGTCTAAAGCACCAAATTGtgtcataaattatttcaaccATAACTGGCATGAAATCCGTGATAAATGGACTATGTATGCTATGGCTGAAtttaattatgggaatgacaCAAACAATATTGTTGAAAGTGCAAATAAGCAAATAAAATCCGTGTGCAACTATCACAGTACGCTTTGTGAAtttgcaaataatttttttattatgttgaAGTCATCTAAGCTGgaaactaatttattaattgcaaCAGATGGCTTAAAGCGATTAAACATTGAGAATGAACTTGGTTCTTGTGTGAACGAATACGCTGATTTTTTGACAAGAGTAGCATTTAATAAAGTCAAAGAggaattacaaaaatattccTATATCAACATGACTGCAAGTTGCACTAAGACTAAGGTttgtaatatattaattaaaggCTATCGTTTAACATCTTCTGCTACTGACTGTTCATGA